Proteins from a genomic interval of Brucella intermedia LMG 3301:
- a CDS encoding DUF6212 domain-containing protein yields the protein MLSTPLPAISARKSRRYAIASMRDREALEATSLGELTTFVEGDGKRLRLANTFPLIAVAASQEGENELKTVLQQIYRLSTIPELPVVRVDEASPETAPLLVTQLLESSLDRLVGHVSKVHTELAMLRRERETMFENYRAIEDAFHARNWDSSTEIFSHAPLVDPKDEGFARLLRESEIEQLFPVSSYAVSGFALHFRDLPANRNGQLIVTLDYLENGEGIAEWLVPYSALQSEWNFFSLPKACDGSHRTLRLRISASGGVPPELSLGNVIANERYAARARIPHADLDMRPLALRIFTGLPGVRPASLPNAIVPTALINGRKVDDYRLPVELLRNVANVSVTSITPDFPTVRFLEHEDAIGCHPLEEGVTAASIRRVVAPGTVRVSARAVIDHPEGKPCAVGLLLVNLASDVKEEIDAISNLDRRRQQVLFSGWSEVAPNRPIDINFMLEGPVDRTMDLVVLSKAAADSVDFSWLKVFNFRLVKHIEAGPAQELAKEAANVR from the coding sequence ATGTTGAGCACACCACTTCCTGCGATCTCGGCGCGGAAATCCCGCCGATATGCCATTGCTTCGATGCGTGATCGTGAAGCGCTGGAAGCGACGTCTCTGGGCGAGCTGACCACCTTTGTCGAAGGAGACGGAAAACGCCTTCGTCTGGCGAATACATTTCCACTCATTGCTGTCGCCGCTTCGCAAGAGGGCGAGAACGAACTCAAAACGGTTCTGCAGCAGATTTATCGTCTGAGCACCATTCCGGAACTACCCGTTGTGCGGGTCGATGAAGCATCCCCCGAAACGGCTCCGCTGCTGGTTACGCAGTTGCTTGAGAGCAGTCTGGATCGCCTTGTCGGCCATGTCAGCAAGGTTCACACCGAGCTCGCCATGCTGCGCCGCGAGCGCGAGACGATGTTTGAGAATTATCGGGCGATTGAAGACGCATTCCACGCCCGCAACTGGGATTCCTCGACGGAAATTTTCAGTCATGCTCCTCTGGTCGATCCAAAGGATGAGGGCTTTGCGCGCCTGCTGCGCGAATCGGAGATTGAACAGCTTTTTCCTGTTTCAAGCTATGCCGTTTCCGGTTTCGCCCTCCATTTCCGCGATCTGCCCGCCAACCGCAACGGCCAGCTGATCGTAACGCTGGACTATCTGGAAAACGGCGAGGGAATTGCCGAGTGGCTGGTTCCCTACAGCGCGCTGCAGTCGGAATGGAATTTCTTCTCGCTTCCCAAGGCATGTGATGGCAGCCATCGGACGCTCCGCCTGCGCATCTCCGCCTCGGGCGGCGTGCCGCCGGAACTGTCGCTGGGCAATGTGATCGCCAACGAACGCTATGCGGCGCGTGCCCGTATTCCGCACGCCGATCTCGACATGCGCCCTCTGGCATTGAGGATTTTCACCGGCTTGCCGGGTGTGCGCCCGGCATCGTTGCCGAACGCCATCGTGCCGACTGCGTTGATCAATGGCCGAAAGGTTGACGACTACCGTCTGCCGGTCGAATTACTGCGCAACGTGGCCAACGTGTCCGTTACGTCCATTACTCCCGATTTTCCGACTGTGCGTTTTCTGGAACATGAGGATGCCATCGGCTGTCATCCGCTCGAGGAGGGCGTCACTGCGGCTTCCATTCGCCGTGTGGTTGCTCCGGGTACGGTCCGCGTCTCCGCGCGGGCTGTGATTGACCATCCAGAGGGCAAACCCTGTGCCGTCGGTCTGTTGCTGGTCAATCTGGCATCAGACGTGAAGGAGGAAATCGACGCGATTTCCAATCTTGATCGGCGACGTCAGCAGGTTTTGTTCAGCGGTTGGTCGGAGGTCGCGCCCAATCGCCCGATCGATATCAATTTCATGCTTGAGGGACCGGTCGACCGGACGATGGATCTCGTTGTGCTGAGCAAGGCCGCTGCGGATTCCGTGGATTTTTCCTGGCTCAAGGTCTTCAACTTCCGGCTGGTCAAGCACATTGAGGCCGGGCCCGCTCAGGAATTAGCCAAAGAGGCCGCGAATGTACGATAG